A stretch of [Limnothrix rosea] IAM M-220 DNA encodes these proteins:
- a CDS encoding phycobiliprotein lyase, translating to MQSFADAKEFFQYSAGKWRSKRVTHHLPFRRAEAGGSDIKVENLEKDDERIVEICEMHKMDAANSVGGSYVTWAGSMQWDKDDENHEGSTVFALIPDADNPRQGKLLRERGYAEIVPVAGEYHLDEEEGLVLTTEYETMTIYERFWFANENLRLRTSTVKRFGGFNTTTFCMEERVLDDAKNNEEAIAAAESQPYAFSGW from the coding sequence CAGATGCCAAAGAATTTTTTCAATATAGTGCAGGCAAATGGCGTTCTAAGCGCGTCACCCATCACCTGCCGTTCCGTCGTGCCGAAGCGGGTGGCTCTGACATTAAAGTAGAAAACCTTGAAAAAGATGACGAGCGCATTGTCGAAATCTGCGAAATGCACAAAATGGACGCAGCCAATAGCGTTGGCGGTTCCTACGTCACCTGGGCGGGCTCTATGCAATGGGATAAAGACGACGAAAACCACGAAGGAAGTACCGTTTTTGCCCTAATTCCTGATGCTGACAATCCCCGCCAAGGCAAACTATTGCGCGAGCGTGGTTATGCGGAAATCGTTCCCGTTGCTGGCGAATATCACCTCGACGAAGAAGAAGGTTTGGTGCTCACCACTGAATACGAAACCATGACCATTTATGAGCGTTTCTGGTTTGCCAATGAAAATCTTCGCCTCAGAACCAGCACAGTAAAACGTTTTGGCGGCTTTAATACCACCACATTTTGTATGGAAGAGCGTGTCCTTGATGATGCAAAAAATAATGAGGAGGCGATCGCCGCGGCTGAGTCCCAGCCCTATGCCTTTAGCGGCTGGTAA